One Cryobacterium roopkundense genomic region harbors:
- a CDS encoding signal peptidase I, whose amino-acid sequence MTEADAGGSEPTAVTPAPAVAAEKSLWHYLGLVLSAAVLLLVIALAVMLIVVPKATGSIPLTVLTSSMEPGFPPGTLIIVRPVDPSDLRLGDVITYQMQSGKPGVITHRIMAINSSSAGDLTFVLQGDNNSEPDLEEVLAEQIQGRLWYSVPFIGFVNSAVNGENRAWIIPVGAVLLFSYAGYMVASGALAAVKKRRGAQP is encoded by the coding sequence ATGACAGAGGCAGATGCCGGGGGGTCGGAACCGACGGCGGTGACGCCTGCACCTGCTGTGGCGGCCGAGAAGAGTCTGTGGCATTACCTCGGCCTCGTGCTCAGCGCCGCGGTGCTGCTGCTCGTGATCGCGCTCGCCGTGATGCTGATCGTGGTGCCCAAAGCCACCGGATCGATTCCGCTGACGGTGCTGACGAGCTCGATGGAGCCGGGCTTCCCCCCAGGTACGCTGATCATCGTGCGGCCCGTCGATCCGAGCGACCTCCGCCTCGGAGACGTGATCACCTATCAAATGCAGTCCGGCAAGCCTGGCGTCATCACGCACCGCATCATGGCGATCAACTCATCCTCGGCGGGGGATCTAACCTTCGTGCTCCAGGGCGACAACAACAGCGAGCCCGACCTTGAAGAGGTGCTGGCTGAACAGATCCAGGGCCGCCTCTGGTACTCCGTACCCTTCATCGGTTTTGTGAACAGCGCGGTGAACGGTGAGAACCGGGCGTGGATCATTCCGGTCGGTGCCGTGCTGCTTTTCTCCTACGCCGGATACATGGTCGCCTCCGGCGCGCTCGCCGCGGTGAAGAAACGCCGCGGCGCGCAGCCGTGA
- a CDS encoding fibronectin type III domain-containing protein, with protein MIRGKVATAAGLTVFLALAGTSAGHAYWSDRVEASASVSAGSVAVSQTGFDTLGAVYSTGSQAVSTAITVQNSGTLAAAYTLGLGSASSPTNLAAETQVRVWPRAASTCDAVPAEAARSTWANVPALTGTLGAGRSIVYCVRTAPAAGAANTIGSVQVSLTLASSLTNGRWAATTVPATIVQATTDWTPPSRPGAPAATGTTSTATTLTWAASTDNSGAVTYDLYQTDPAGRAVLVHADVTSPRTLTGLAPNTTYVYLVKARDAVGNTSGDSERVTVTTAKKPQASCDAPHGNTCPKTGGAEQLTLAPEPAVESDPPVDADTAVTPDAPEPSA; from the coding sequence ATGATCCGGGGCAAGGTGGCCACCGCGGCAGGGCTCACGGTTTTCCTCGCTCTGGCCGGAACCTCCGCGGGACACGCGTATTGGAGCGACAGGGTAGAGGCCTCGGCATCCGTTTCGGCAGGCAGCGTCGCCGTGAGCCAGACGGGCTTCGATACCCTCGGGGCGGTGTACTCCACCGGCAGCCAGGCCGTTTCGACGGCGATCACCGTGCAGAACTCCGGAACACTCGCTGCCGCTTACACGCTTGGACTCGGGAGTGCGTCGTCGCCGACGAATCTGGCCGCGGAAACTCAGGTGCGAGTGTGGCCGCGCGCCGCGTCGACCTGTGACGCCGTGCCGGCCGAGGCCGCACGCAGTACCTGGGCGAACGTCCCGGCACTCACGGGCACGCTCGGCGCGGGCCGCTCCATCGTGTACTGCGTGCGCACGGCGCCGGCGGCGGGCGCCGCGAACACCATCGGCTCGGTGCAGGTGTCGCTCACGCTCGCCTCGTCCCTCACAAACGGCCGCTGGGCCGCGACCACCGTGCCGGCCACTATCGTGCAGGCCACGACCGATTGGACGCCGCCGAGCAGACCGGGCGCGCCGGCGGCGACCGGCACCACGAGTACGGCGACCACGCTCACCTGGGCGGCGTCCACCGACAATTCCGGTGCCGTCACCTATGACCTCTACCAGACTGACCCCGCGGGACGAGCAGTGCTCGTGCATGCGGATGTGACGAGCCCCCGGACGCTAACCGGGCTCGCGCCGAACACCACGTATGTCTACCTGGTGAAAGCGCGCGACGCCGTCGGAAATACCTCCGGCGACTCTGAGCGTGTCACGGTGACAACCGCGAAAAAGCCCCAAGCCTCCTGCGACGCGCCACACGGGAACACCTGCCCGAAGACCGGCGGTGCCGAGCAGTTGACGCTCGCCCCCGAGCCTGCGGTCGAGTCGGACCCTCCGGTGGACGCCGACACTGCCGTCACACCGGATGCCCCGGAGCCGTCAGCATGA
- a CDS encoding alternate-type signal peptide domain-containing protein, translating into MNKLLKGSIAGAAGVALLIGGAGTFALWNDTAAIAGGTITAGTLTVDTGDGAWSDQFGSISSIGDYRIVPGDTLTYTTAIQVEAVGDNLSAELSVDDRMIVAAAGSQGAALKTFLEESTTLTVVYPDGSRHGGHGGGPGGGGPGGDDEGTPGDSSGPETLTITPDDGDNTYLVTVTIDFPSGDLGAENAAKNGAVSLNNFGVTLNQVLLPLS; encoded by the coding sequence ATGAACAAGCTCCTCAAGGGCTCAATTGCCGGCGCCGCCGGCGTTGCCCTGCTCATCGGCGGCGCAGGCACGTTTGCCCTGTGGAACGACACGGCGGCCATTGCCGGCGGCACCATCACGGCTGGCACCCTCACGGTGGACACGGGCGACGGCGCCTGGTCGGACCAGTTCGGTTCCATCAGCAGCATCGGTGACTACCGCATCGTTCCCGGCGACACGCTCACGTACACCACGGCCATTCAGGTTGAAGCTGTCGGCGACAATTTGTCGGCCGAGCTGAGCGTGGACGATCGGATGATCGTGGCCGCGGCAGGCTCCCAGGGTGCGGCGCTCAAGACCTTTCTTGAGGAGTCGACCACACTCACCGTGGTCTACCCCGATGGATCGCGTCACGGCGGCCACGGCGGCGGACCTGGCGGTGGTGGCCCCGGTGGCGATGACGAAGGAACGCCGGGCGACTCGTCCGGCCCGGAGACGTTGACCATCACGCCCGACGACGGCGACAACACGTACCTCGTCACGGTCACCATCGACTTCCCGAGCGGCGACCTGGGTGCCGAGAACGCGGCCAAGAACGGCGCCGTCAGCCTGAACAACTTCGGTGTCACGCTCAACCAGGTTCTGCTCCCGCTCAGCTAG